From the genome of Phoenix dactylifera cultivar Barhee BC4 chromosome 5, palm_55x_up_171113_PBpolish2nd_filt_p, whole genome shotgun sequence:
ATGTTGGTTTAAAAGATTTCTCTTTTGGGGATTGTTAGCATTTGGATTGCTTCTAATTAGGCCTCTTCTAGCATAATTTTCTCGAAGTTAATTCAATTGGGATGTCAGGTTTATTAGCTGGTTTTCATctacttccttttcttttaacgaAAAATTTGGGTTATTAGCGTTTGGTAATCTTGTTttccttttctaattttaccTGTTTAAGAATGATGGGAAGGGTTTTTTttcgtttcttttcttttggagaAAAGGACAAAAATGGAATTTTTTTGTTACTTAAAATAGTGTAAAATTAACTTGTTGTATAGAGGATATTAGGTTTAACAAATTTTCATGTATTACAGTTTCTCTAGAGCAGTAAAATTAGGTCTATTCAAGAGATATACATCACCATAGCGTTTCTATTCCTATGATATTGAATAGGCATGCATCTTTATTGGCGATGTAGCACGAATGTTGTTTTGGTATAAGGGTTTGCTTATTGATCTTCGATAGTGTATATGAACAGGCCTTCTCTTGCCAATCATGTTGAAGTTTTCTATTTATATATGCTGGATTGAAGCTACAAATTTAGTAGCAGGTAATTGTTGGCTCTCCCTTCTCCTCGAGATGGGGATGGGAAGGAGAACAATTTGATGGCTGGTGTTTGGATAGATGTGCAGGCGTGCATGTGGCATCCGAACTGGAAAGGTATAGGTGACAGTGGGTCCTACTGGCTTAACTTTCAAGAACTTTCACCATTAAGGTACGGCCTTCTCGAGAAAGGGAGCGATGACTAGGAGCTATGAGCTATGAACTACAAACTATAAATTAAAAGTactaaaaaataattgaaaaataaattaataaaagaaactggTAAATTGATTCAATCGTTCCCTGAAGGGTCTCTTTTCAGAATTACAATTTAATACTTATATATACCTTCTCTAATTGTTGGACAATTGTCTCTTTCCCACATCTCCATTTTCCATAATCCAATCTTACAGCAACTGCTTCTACCCCTCCTGTCTTGCTTCCGAGGCTTCATCCTATGTCAGGCTGATGTCAACATCAGGCAAGATTAGCTTCTTAAATCAATATGTATCTTCTCTAGTAGGTTATATTTATAATGGGCCAAACCTGCTACCTCTAGAACTCAACCTACGCCTTAGGCAATCACTCCGCTTGGTTCGACTAATTCCTTTTAGACATGGCTCGGTCTGTCTTGCGTGACactatatttggcttgattgaccTACCACTATCATTCAACCCTTAGGTCAGGTTATGTGCCAACCATCTTTGTCGATCACCACCTATCTCCCAGTTAGTGGCTTCCATGTCTGCCTTGTTGAATTGGAGTTGACCCTCTTGACCTACTTTTCATTAACGAGACCAGTTTCTCATTATTATCTGGTCTCTGACAGTGCCACATGGCATCGTCGCCTTTAGGGTCCCTCTATAGGTTAGGATGCGGTGTAAACAGTAATAATTTAGCTGCAAAAATGTGGATCTCATTGTTGGAGATTATACATTGGAAGTAATCACAAAGTTCTGATTGGGCACGTTATCATGAGATTTCTAATTGACAGGATGAACTGATAGAtggtttcttttcttcatctgaGATTGTAATGTGCTTGATCAGGACCAACATTCAGCTTATATGTTCCAAATATACAGTTATTTTAGACTTGTTGTTTCAAATCTTGTAAGCATTTTTTTTCAGGTGCAAGTCCTGCTTAGTTAGTCAATTGTCAGTACTTGTATTTATAGACGTAGGGCAGCCAACAGAACATTGTATACTGTAAGATTTGTAAAAGAATAACTGGGTTTGTTTTTTCTCTCAAAGTAAATGACTTTTATGCATCTCTAGAATGCTTTTAGATAGTAACTCCATGCTTATTAATAAAATTCAAACCTTACAACATTAACAGTAAAAGATGAACGTGCAGCTATTCATATTTTCACATGGCATTTAGGTACTACAGAATGTAATGCAATGAACCCGGTCTATTTCCACAGGGTAAAGAAACAGCTGATCCAGAAACTGGCAAACAATGCCCTTTCTTTGAAGAGCTCCATGCTGTCTTCACAGAACGTGCAAGAAACATGCAGCGTGAACTGCTTGAGTCTGAATCAGGAGCTTCCCATTCTAAGAAGAAACTGAAGAGGCTAGGTGCGGATAAATCCTCTGATGAACTATCcgaagatgatgaagatgatgaagaCAGTGATGGGGAGCGCCTCACAAAGTCAAGAAAGAGGAAAATTGACAGAGGCCAGCAGCAGCGGGCAACAGACAAGGCAAAAGCAACCACTAGCAGCATCTGTAATCTGCTGCAGGacttcttgcagcagcagcagcacatgGAGGTGCAGTGGTGGGAGATGATGGAACGGCGGGCTCAGGAGCGGGTGGTGTTTGAGCAGGAGCGGCGGCAGTCAATGGAGAAgctggagaaggagaggctgATGCTGGAGCAGGCATGGTGGGAGAGAGAGGagcagaggaggagaagggaagaaatGCGGGCTGAGAAAAGGGATGCACTCTTAACCACTCTTTTGAATAAGCTCCTACAGGAAGACTTGTGATAAGAAATTTGCAGCAAGTAGAGCTGGAGAGAAAAAGAGTGGGGCTTGCATTCTATGGCCTTGTGATCAATTTTTATGGTTGCATAATTGTGACGACATCCTTACAGAAAGGAAACTATACAACAATGTACtaacatgtaaaaaaaaaatccaaatcatAAGTTCTGTACTCACCAAAGATTGCTTTTGGCGAGGAGTCATGACGATAGAATTTAAAGATTGGAATTTGAGTGCTTATACATATCTTTGGGTTTGTAATTATGGTTGTACAGTATCTCATgcttgaaaaacaaaaaaaattactcTCGGTCGAACCCTGTAACATCAGATTGTTGAATGTAATTAACCATAGAATTAATGGAAAGATGGTTCTGGGATTCATTATCTTCCTCATGCAATCTATATCCAAAGTGGAACTTTTTGAAGTTTCTTTGATTGCTCTTTCAAGAATGACAAGCAAACCTTGCTTCAACACCCAAGTCATCTCACAATTGAACACTTCACAGCAATAAAGCCCTTTATAGTCACAAAGAGGATTTAGAATTCCATATGATATCATaagtgatggggacatcagagcccttcattcaGATGATccgcatatttattttatttttatttttgggcttgtttgcattttagggcttatttgtgttatttgtgggcttattaaGAGTTATTTTTATGTaagggggttttatgttaattgtgtttatttggccctatatataggggactattttcatgattagggttttaatgaatgaatgaatgattaagaattttcttttccccagatcttattcttcttcctcctcctccccttcttttcttcctgcgtccctataacctcttcttccttctccttctcttgttcttccttcttctcctctttccccgcACTAGtgctgcatcaacttggtatcagagccccggCTTTGCCCCCGTTGC
Proteins encoded in this window:
- the LOC103716642 gene encoding trihelix transcription factor GT-3b-like; translation: MMRGGGAEGMGMMGAGGPLRLNPAAEAGGTSSGAGGRGKEEKMPQWSPEETRDLIAIRGDLERDFNVSKRNKTMWEVVAARMRERGYRRSSEQCKCKWKNLVNRYKGKETADPETGKQCPFFEELHAVFTERARNMQRELLESESGASHSKKKLKRLGADKSSDELSEDDEDDEDSDGERLTKSRKRKIDRGQQQRATDKAKATTSSICNLLQDFLQQQQHMEVQWWEMMERRAQERVVFEQERRQSMEKLEKERLMLEQAWWEREEQRRRREEMRAEKRDALLTTLLNKLLQEDL